The Xanthobacter flavus genome includes a window with the following:
- a CDS encoding LysR family transcriptional regulator: protein MAWAEGSRDVLENMKAFVASVESESFSEAGRRLHLSANVVSHRIQMLEKHLGCRLFNRTTRRMSLTEQGRVYYEAITEALRLIEAAESNVSELGALPRGALRVTAPLHLGRRLVAQVAARYQEIHPEIDVRLRLSEHTLDLIAESIDVALRLATFEDSSMIMRKVSQVERIVCAAPSYLDRAGVPNRPQDLLAHQCLLLRFASLRELRWMLTDEGRDLAVPVTGHLEADDGDVLTVWAVEGRGIVVKPRFEVADALADGRLVPLLEKNPPKPATLAVLYPARQLVPLKVKAFADMLVDEGRRYIARELAKIGERLPA, encoded by the coding sequence GTGGCTTGGGCTGAGGGGTCGCGCGACGTGCTGGAGAACATGAAGGCCTTCGTCGCCTCGGTGGAGAGCGAGAGCTTCTCGGAGGCCGGGCGCCGCCTGCACCTCTCTGCCAACGTGGTCAGCCACCGCATCCAGATGCTGGAGAAGCACCTCGGCTGCCGGCTGTTCAACCGCACCACCCGCCGCATGAGCCTGACCGAGCAGGGGCGCGTCTATTACGAGGCCATCACCGAGGCGCTGCGCCTCATCGAGGCGGCGGAAAGCAATGTCTCGGAACTCGGCGCCCTGCCGCGCGGCGCGCTGCGCGTCACCGCGCCGCTCCATCTCGGCCGGCGGCTGGTGGCGCAGGTGGCGGCGCGTTACCAGGAAATCCATCCCGAGATCGACGTGCGCCTGCGCCTGTCGGAACATACCCTCGACCTCATCGCCGAATCCATCGACGTGGCGCTGCGCCTCGCCACCTTCGAGGATTCCAGCATGATCATGCGCAAGGTCTCGCAGGTCGAGCGCATTGTGTGCGCCGCACCCAGCTATCTGGACCGGGCCGGCGTGCCGAACAGGCCGCAGGATCTCCTCGCCCATCAATGCCTCCTCCTGCGGTTCGCGAGCCTTCGGGAATTGCGCTGGATGCTCACCGACGAGGGGCGCGACCTCGCCGTTCCCGTCACCGGCCATCTGGAGGCCGACGACGGCGACGTGCTGACGGTGTGGGCCGTCGAGGGGCGCGGCATCGTGGTGAAGCCGCGGTTCGAGGTGGCGGACGCCCTCGCGGACGGCCGCCTGGTGCCGCTCCTGGAGAAGAACCCGCCGAAGCCGGCGACGCTGGCGGTGCTCTATCCCGCCCGCCAATTGGTGCCGCTGAAGGTGAAGGCCTTCGCCGACATGCTGGTGGACGAGGGACGGCGCTACATCGCCCGCGAACTCGCCAAGATCGGGGAGCGGCTGCCCGCCTGA